In Variovorax paradoxus, a single genomic region encodes these proteins:
- a CDS encoding DNA internalization-related competence protein ComEC/Rec2 codes for MTRFRASGRAAGGSLGFVALAGSLLGAALQLQQPALWPAWVYAALLLVAIAWLWRWPSFFDRRLWAMTLALLCGAMAGAGLAGWRAVVHAGGALAPAVEGRDLVVTGVVAEMPQRNEAGTRFRLDVESARWADASVAEPLAVPDRIALGWYAENTGLWGRSSGGKAASANPVGPLHAGERWRLAVRLKAPHGNVNPFGFDGELWAWEQGIQANGYVRAGTRDAVPERIAVTWLHPVERAREAVRDAIFERVPDRARAGVIAALVTGDQQAIDRAGWDVFRATGVAHLMSISGLHVTMFAWLASRVVGWLWRRSPRLMLGLPAQQAALVGGVLLAGLYALFSGWGVPSQRTVWMLATVAVLRLTGRRWPWPHVWLLTAAVVVALDPWALMQAGFWLSFVAVGVLFATDASVPGEPRAGASSRLLGFFREQWVITLALAPLSLLLFQQVSLVGLLANAVAIPWVTLVVTPLAMLGVAFAPLWDAAAWAVHVLSVLLQWCAGLPLATLSMATPPWWMAACGVGGGALLAMRLPWSLRAVGVPFLLPVLLWQAPRPATGEFELLAADIGQGNAVLVRTATHSLLYDTGPRYSLESDAGHRVLVPLLRAYGERLDMLVLSHRDTDHTGGAQAVLAMQAQAELLSSIEASHALQALRPAKRCEAGQRWHWDGVDFEVLHPEADDYPAFTAKPNAVSCVLRIGNGRAAALLAGDVERLQEAALIARTPRLRADVLLVPHHGSKTSSSETFLDAVQPRIALVQAGYRNRFGHPAPEVSARYAAHGVRLVDSPRCGAAHWRSTQPAEVACERERHARYWRHRLPERAEIVN; via the coding sequence GTGACGCGATTTCGCGCGTCGGGCCGTGCCGCGGGCGGCTCACTGGGCTTCGTTGCGTTGGCCGGATCGCTGCTTGGCGCGGCCCTGCAATTGCAGCAGCCGGCGCTCTGGCCCGCATGGGTCTATGCCGCCCTGCTGCTGGTGGCCATCGCGTGGCTCTGGCGATGGCCTTCTTTCTTCGACAGGCGCCTGTGGGCCATGACGCTCGCACTGCTGTGCGGAGCCATGGCAGGTGCGGGGCTCGCGGGGTGGCGTGCGGTGGTCCATGCGGGTGGCGCGCTGGCGCCGGCGGTCGAGGGGCGCGACCTCGTTGTCACCGGTGTCGTCGCGGAGATGCCGCAGCGCAACGAGGCTGGAACACGGTTCCGTCTCGATGTCGAATCCGCGCGCTGGGCCGACGCGTCCGTCGCCGAGCCATTGGCGGTTCCCGACCGAATCGCCCTCGGCTGGTACGCGGAGAACACCGGCCTGTGGGGCCGATCTTCCGGCGGCAAGGCCGCGTCCGCGAACCCGGTCGGCCCCTTGCATGCCGGCGAGCGATGGCGGCTTGCCGTGCGCCTGAAGGCGCCGCACGGCAACGTCAATCCCTTCGGCTTCGACGGCGAGCTGTGGGCCTGGGAGCAGGGCATTCAGGCCAACGGCTATGTGCGCGCCGGCACGCGGGATGCCGTGCCCGAGCGCATCGCCGTCACTTGGCTGCATCCGGTCGAGCGTGCGCGCGAAGCCGTGCGCGACGCGATCTTCGAGCGCGTGCCCGACCGCGCGCGGGCCGGCGTGATCGCGGCGCTGGTCACGGGCGACCAGCAGGCCATCGACCGGGCGGGCTGGGACGTGTTCCGTGCCACCGGCGTGGCGCACCTGATGTCGATCTCGGGTCTTCACGTCACCATGTTTGCGTGGCTGGCGTCGCGTGTCGTGGGCTGGCTGTGGCGGCGCAGCCCGCGACTGATGCTGGGCCTTCCTGCGCAGCAGGCCGCGCTGGTCGGCGGTGTGCTGCTGGCCGGGCTCTATGCGCTCTTCAGCGGCTGGGGCGTGCCCTCGCAGCGCACGGTGTGGATGCTCGCGACGGTCGCGGTGCTGCGGCTCACCGGCAGGCGCTGGCCGTGGCCGCATGTGTGGCTGCTGACGGCGGCGGTGGTTGTGGCGCTCGATCCGTGGGCGCTGATGCAGGCCGGCTTCTGGCTCAGCTTCGTGGCGGTGGGCGTGCTGTTCGCCACCGATGCGTCGGTGCCCGGCGAGCCGCGCGCGGGGGCTTCGTCGCGCCTGCTGGGCTTCTTTCGCGAGCAGTGGGTCATCACGCTGGCGCTTGCGCCGCTGAGCCTGCTGCTGTTCCAGCAGGTGTCGCTGGTCGGCCTGCTGGCCAATGCGGTCGCGATTCCGTGGGTCACGCTGGTCGTCACGCCGCTGGCGATGTTGGGCGTGGCCTTCGCGCCGCTGTGGGATGCGGCCGCCTGGGCCGTGCATGTGCTTTCGGTGTTGCTGCAGTGGTGCGCCGGTCTGCCGCTTGCCACGCTGTCGATGGCCACTCCGCCCTGGTGGATGGCTGCTTGCGGCGTGGGCGGCGGTGCTCTGCTCGCGATGCGCCTGCCGTGGTCGTTGCGCGCCGTCGGCGTGCCGTTCCTGCTGCCGGTGCTGCTGTGGCAGGCGCCGCGTCCGGCAACAGGGGAGTTCGAATTGCTGGCCGCCGACATCGGGCAGGGCAACGCGGTGCTGGTTCGCACCGCCACGCACAGCCTGCTGTACGACACCGGCCCGCGCTACAGCCTGGAAAGCGATGCCGGGCATCGCGTGCTCGTGCCGCTGCTGCGTGCCTACGGAGAGCGCCTCGACATGCTGGTGCTGAGCCACCGCGACACCGACCATACGGGCGGTGCACAGGCGGTGCTGGCGATGCAGGCGCAAGCGGAATTGCTGAGTTCGATCGAGGCCTCGCATGCGCTGCAGGCCTTGCGTCCGGCGAAACGCTGCGAAGCCGGACAACGCTGGCACTGGGACGGCGTGGACTTCGAAGTGCTGCACCCGGAGGCGGACGACTATCCGGCCTTTACCGCCAAGCCCAATGCCGTGTCGTGCGTGCTGCGCATCGGCAACGGCCGGGCCGCCGCGCTGCTGGCGGGCGACGTCGAGCGCCTGCAGGAGGCGGCGCTGATCGCGCGCACGCCGCGACTGCGCGCCGACGTGTTGCTGGTGCCCCACCACGGCAGCAAGACTTCGTCGAGCGAGACGTTCCTCGATGCCGTGCAGCCGCGCATCGCCTTGGTCCAGGCCGGCTACCGCAACCGTTTCGGCCACCCGGCGCCCGAGGTGTCGGCGCGGTACGCGGCGCACGGTGTGCGGTTGGTCGACAGCCCCCGCTGCGGCGCCGCCCACTGGCGCAGCACGCAGCCTGCCGAGGTCGCCTGCGAGCGCGAGCGCCATGCCCGCTACTGGCGGCATCGCCTGCCTGAGCGCGCCGAAATCGTGAACTAG
- a CDS encoding DUF2126 domain-containing protein: protein MSIHAALHHVTHYKYDRLVQLGPQVVRLRPAPHCRSNVISYSLRVEPAEHFVNWMQDPFANYQARLVFPEKTREFKVTVDLVVEMAVYNPFDFFLEPQAENFPFKYTASQAEELAPYLVADPVTPLLEAYLDKVDRKEQRTIDFLVGINQQVQKDVNYLIRMEPGVQTPEETLTNGSGSCRDSGWLLVQLLRHCGLAARFVSGYLIQLTPDVKALDGPSGTTVDFTDLHAWCEVFLPGAGWIGLDATSGLLAGEGHIPLACTPTPSSAAPIEGGVDESEVEFGHEMKVTRIYESPRVTKPYTEEQWAEVLTLGDAVDARLKAGDVRLTMGGEPTYVATSDRDAPEWNTDALGPTKRGYATELVHKLRAEYGKGGFLHFGQGKWYPGEQLPRWALSIFWRADGQTLWHDPDLFADERFPTHYTSEDARRFTTVLAHKLGLTERYIQPGYEDIYYYLWRERRLPVNVDPFDSKLDDELERVRLRRVFTQKLDAVIGYMLPIEPGNANGDAPALAGPAWKTGPWFLRDDRLYLIPGDSPMGYRLPLDSQPWASKGDYPYLIERDPTAPRGALPSAADYRARYAVSAPGNGGANGTGASLGDVPYAFGTPPVVPASLRMQSPGSAGEGDAAATAADGAADRSATRQPLRGESAHWVTRTALCVEVRDPRRANGPAAEKKGNASGVLYVFMPPLARLEDYLDLVAAVEATARDLGVRIVMEGYPPPRDPRLKMLAVTPDPGVIEVNIHPAHNWKELVAHTEFLYNAAFETRLSAEKFMTDGRHTGTGGGNHFVMGGATPADSPFLRRPELLASLLLYWHNHPSLSYLFSGMFIGPTSQAPRVDEARNDQVYELEIALKEIAKNREIYGQNMPAWLVDRTLRNILIDVSGNTHRSEFCIDKLYSPDSSTGRLGLLELRAFEMPPHARMSIAQQLLIRALVARFWDEPYKAPVTRWGTELHDRFLLPTFVKMDFDDVISEMRQAGFAFDPDWFAPHFEFRFPLVGQMQAMGVELSLRNALEPWHVMGEEGSAGGTVRYVDSSLERIEVRVTGLNESRHVVTVNGKVLPLQPTGVTGEFVAGVRYKAWNPPSALHPSIKAHAPLTFDLVDTWMKRSLGGCQYFVAHPGGRNYDTFPVNAYEAESRRHSRFTRTGHTPGLMRTPPATIELPGSREFPFTLDLRR, encoded by the coding sequence ATGTCCATTCACGCCGCTCTCCACCACGTCACCCACTACAAGTACGACCGCCTGGTGCAGCTGGGCCCCCAGGTCGTGCGCTTGCGTCCCGCGCCGCATTGCCGCAGCAACGTCATCTCGTATTCGCTGCGGGTCGAGCCCGCCGAGCACTTCGTCAACTGGATGCAGGACCCGTTCGCCAACTACCAGGCGCGGCTGGTGTTCCCCGAGAAGACACGCGAGTTCAAGGTCACGGTCGACCTCGTGGTCGAGATGGCGGTCTACAACCCCTTCGACTTCTTCCTCGAGCCGCAGGCCGAGAACTTCCCCTTCAAGTACACGGCCTCGCAGGCCGAAGAGCTTGCGCCCTACCTCGTGGCCGATCCGGTCACGCCGCTGCTGGAGGCCTACCTGGACAAGGTCGACCGCAAGGAACAGCGCACCATCGACTTCCTGGTCGGCATCAACCAGCAGGTCCAGAAAGACGTCAACTACCTGATCCGCATGGAGCCCGGCGTGCAGACGCCGGAAGAAACGCTGACCAACGGCAGCGGCTCCTGCCGCGACTCGGGCTGGCTGCTGGTTCAGCTGCTGCGCCACTGCGGGCTGGCCGCGCGTTTCGTCTCGGGTTACCTGATCCAGCTCACCCCCGACGTGAAGGCGCTCGACGGCCCGAGCGGCACCACGGTCGACTTCACCGACCTGCACGCCTGGTGCGAGGTGTTCCTGCCGGGCGCGGGCTGGATCGGCCTCGACGCCACTTCGGGCCTCTTGGCCGGCGAAGGCCACATCCCGCTGGCCTGCACGCCCACGCCATCGAGCGCCGCGCCCATCGAGGGCGGCGTGGATGAATCCGAGGTCGAGTTCGGCCATGAGATGAAGGTCACGCGCATCTACGAATCGCCGCGCGTCACCAAGCCCTACACCGAAGAGCAATGGGCCGAGGTGCTGACCCTCGGCGACGCCGTCGATGCGCGCCTGAAGGCCGGCGACGTGCGGCTCACGATGGGCGGCGAGCCGACCTACGTGGCCACCAGCGACCGCGACGCGCCCGAATGGAACACCGACGCCCTCGGCCCCACCAAGCGCGGCTACGCCACCGAACTCGTTCACAAGCTGCGCGCCGAATACGGTAAGGGCGGCTTCCTGCATTTCGGCCAGGGCAAGTGGTATCCGGGCGAGCAACTGCCGCGCTGGGCACTGTCGATCTTCTGGCGCGCCGACGGCCAGACGCTGTGGCACGACCCCGACCTGTTCGCGGACGAACGCTTTCCCACCCACTACACCAGCGAAGACGCGCGCCGCTTCACCACCGTGCTGGCGCACAAGCTGGGCCTGACCGAGCGCTACATCCAGCCCGGCTACGAAGACATCTACTACTACCTCTGGCGCGAACGCCGCCTGCCGGTGAACGTCGACCCTTTCGACTCGAAGCTCGACGACGAACTCGAACGCGTGCGCCTGCGCCGCGTGTTCACGCAGAAGCTCGATGCGGTGATCGGCTACATGCTGCCCATCGAGCCCGGCAATGCGAACGGCGACGCGCCCGCGCTGGCAGGCCCGGCCTGGAAGACCGGCCCCTGGTTCCTGCGCGACGACCGGCTCTACCTGATCCCCGGCGATTCGCCCATGGGCTACCGCCTGCCGCTCGACTCGCAGCCTTGGGCCAGCAAGGGCGACTACCCCTACCTGATCGAGCGCGACCCGACGGCGCCGCGCGGCGCATTGCCCAGCGCGGCCGACTACCGCGCACGCTATGCCGTCTCCGCCCCGGGCAACGGCGGCGCGAACGGCACGGGCGCCAGCCTCGGCGACGTGCCCTATGCCTTCGGCACGCCGCCGGTGGTGCCCGCCTCGCTGCGCATGCAGTCGCCGGGCAGTGCCGGTGAAGGCGATGCGGCAGCCACAGCAGCCGACGGTGCGGCCGACCGGTCCGCCACCCGCCAGCCGTTGCGCGGCGAATCCGCCCACTGGGTCACGCGCACCGCGCTGTGCGTCGAAGTGCGCGACCCGCGCCGCGCCAACGGCCCCGCGGCCGAGAAGAAGGGCAATGCCTCCGGCGTGCTCTATGTCTTCATGCCGCCGCTCGCGCGGCTGGAGGACTACCTCGACCTCGTTGCCGCCGTGGAGGCCACCGCGCGCGACCTGGGCGTGCGCATCGTGATGGAAGGCTATCCGCCGCCGCGCGATCCGCGCCTGAAGATGCTGGCCGTCACGCCCGACCCCGGCGTGATCGAAGTCAACATCCACCCGGCCCACAACTGGAAGGAACTGGTCGCCCACACCGAGTTCCTCTACAACGCCGCATTCGAGACCCGCCTGTCGGCCGAGAAGTTCATGACCGACGGGCGCCACACCGGCACCGGCGGCGGCAACCACTTCGTGATGGGCGGCGCCACGCCCGCCGACAGCCCCTTCCTGCGCCGGCCCGAGCTGCTGGCCAGCCTGCTGCTCTATTGGCACAACCATCCGTCGCTGAGCTACCTTTTCTCGGGCATGTTCATCGGCCCGACCAGCCAGGCGCCGCGCGTGGACGAGGCCCGCAACGACCAGGTCTACGAGCTTGAAATTGCCCTGAAGGAAATCGCGAAGAACCGCGAGATCTACGGCCAGAACATGCCCGCGTGGCTGGTCGATCGCACGCTGCGCAACATCCTGATCGACGTGTCGGGCAACACGCACCGCAGCGAGTTCTGCATCGACAAGCTGTATTCGCCCGACTCCAGCACCGGCCGACTCGGCCTGCTGGAGCTGCGCGCCTTCGAGATGCCGCCGCATGCGCGCATGAGCATCGCGCAGCAGCTGCTCATCCGCGCGCTGGTGGCCCGCTTCTGGGACGAGCCCTACAAGGCGCCCGTCACCCGCTGGGGCACCGAGCTGCACGACCGCTTCCTGCTGCCGACCTTCGTCAAGATGGACTTCGACGACGTCATCAGCGAGATGCGCCAGGCCGGCTTCGCCTTCGATCCCGACTGGTTCGCGCCGCACTTCGAGTTCCGCTTCCCGCTGGTCGGCCAGATGCAGGCCATGGGCGTGGAACTGTCGCTGCGCAACGCGCTGGAGCCCTGGCACGTGATGGGCGAGGAAGGCTCGGCCGGCGGCACAGTGCGCTATGTCGATTCGTCGCTCGAGCGCATCGAAGTGCGCGTGACCGGGCTGAACGAAAGCCGCCATGTCGTCACCGTCAACGGCAAGGTGCTGCCGCTGCAACCCACCGGCGTGACGGGCGAATTCGTGGCCGGCGTGCGCTACAAGGCCTGGAACCCGCCCTCGGCGCTGCACCCCAGCATCAAGGCCCATGCGCCCCTGACCTTCGACCTGGTCGACACCTGGATGAAGCGTTCGCTGGGCGGCTGCCAGTATTTCGTCGCCCACCCGGGCGGGCGCAACTACGACACCTTCCCCGTCAACGCCTACGAGGCCGAGAGCCGCCGCCATTCGCGCTTCACGCGCACCGGCCACACGCCCGGACTCATGCGCACGCCGCCGGCCACCATCGAGCTGCCGGGCAGCCGCGAGTTTCCGTTCACGCTCGACCTGCGGCGCTGA
- a CDS encoding circularly permuted type 2 ATP-grasp protein: MHKFDEMYEQLPYAGAAIRQHYKRYDQWLAKQPGEVMRSRREEAEMIFRRVGITFAVYGAKDEDGSGTERLIPFDLLPRIIPAHEWDSMEKGLVQRVTALNRFLHDVYHDQEIIKAGIIPAEQILNNAQFRPEMMGVNVPHNVYSNISGIDIVRAPDAQGNGEYYVLEDNLRVPSGVSYMLENRKMMMRLFPELFNQNRIAPVAHYPDLLLETLRASAPPATAEPTVVVLTPGMYNSAYFEHAFLAQQMGVELVEGQDLFVKDNFVYMRTTRGPKRVDVIYRRVDDDFLDPEVFRPTSTLGCAGLMRAYREGNVVICNAVGTGVADDKSIYPYVPKMVEFYLGEKPILKNVPTYMCRNKDELQYTLDNMKDLVVKEVHGAGGYGMLIGPAATQAEIEDFKKAVIAKPDGYIAQPTLSLSTSPTFVDAGIAPRHIDLRPFVLSGSEVQMVPGGLTRVALKEGSLVVNSSQGGGTKDTWILEADRAPKPKAAPAQSQSQSL; the protein is encoded by the coding sequence ATGCACAAATTCGACGAGATGTATGAGCAGTTGCCCTATGCGGGGGCTGCGATCCGACAGCATTACAAGCGCTACGACCAATGGCTCGCGAAGCAACCCGGTGAGGTGATGCGTTCGCGGCGCGAAGAGGCGGAAATGATTTTCCGCCGGGTCGGTATCACCTTTGCCGTCTACGGCGCGAAGGACGAAGACGGTTCCGGCACCGAGCGGCTCATCCCGTTCGACCTGCTGCCCCGCATCATCCCCGCCCACGAGTGGGACAGCATGGAAAAGGGGCTGGTGCAGCGCGTCACGGCGCTCAACCGCTTCCTGCATGACGTCTACCACGACCAGGAAATCATCAAGGCCGGCATCATCCCGGCCGAGCAGATCCTGAACAACGCGCAGTTCCGCCCCGAGATGATGGGCGTCAACGTGCCGCACAACGTCTACTCGAACATCTCGGGCATCGACATCGTCCGCGCCCCGGATGCCCAGGGCAACGGCGAGTACTACGTGCTCGAAGACAACCTGCGCGTGCCCAGCGGCGTGAGCTACATGCTGGAAAACCGCAAGATGATGATGCGGCTCTTCCCGGAGCTGTTCAACCAGAACCGAATCGCCCCGGTCGCGCATTACCCCGACCTGCTGCTCGAGACGCTTCGCGCCAGCGCGCCGCCGGCCACGGCCGAGCCCACGGTGGTGGTGCTCACGCCCGGCATGTACAACAGCGCCTACTTCGAGCATGCCTTCCTCGCCCAGCAGATGGGCGTGGAGCTGGTCGAGGGGCAGGACCTGTTCGTCAAGGACAACTTCGTCTACATGCGCACCACGCGCGGCCCCAAGCGCGTGGACGTCATCTACCGCCGCGTAGACGACGACTTCCTCGACCCCGAGGTGTTCCGCCCCACGTCCACGCTGGGCTGCGCGGGCCTGATGCGCGCCTACCGCGAAGGCAACGTCGTCATCTGCAATGCGGTGGGCACCGGCGTGGCCGACGACAAGTCGATCTACCCCTACGTGCCGAAGATGGTGGAGTTCTACCTCGGCGAAAAGCCGATCCTGAAGAACGTGCCCACCTACATGTGCCGCAACAAGGACGAGCTGCAATACACGCTCGACAACATGAAGGACCTGGTCGTCAAGGAAGTGCACGGCGCCGGCGGCTACGGCATGCTGATCGGCCCGGCCGCCACGCAGGCCGAGATCGAGGATTTCAAGAAGGCCGTGATCGCCAAGCCCGACGGCTACATCGCCCAGCCCACGCTGAGCCTGTCGACCTCGCCCACCTTCGTGGACGCCGGCATCGCCCCGCGCCACATCGACCTGCGGCCCTTCGTGCTCTCGGGCAGCGAGGTGCAGATGGTGCCCGGCGGCCTCACGCGCGTGGCGCTGAAGGAAGGCTCGCTGGTGGTCAATTCGTCGCAGGGCGGCGGCACCAAGGACACCTGGATTCTCGAAGCCGACCGCGCACCCAAGCCCAAGGCGGCGCCCGCGCAGTCGCAAAGCCAATCGCTGTAG
- a CDS encoding oxepin-CoA hydrolase, alternative type gives MTTAVPTITSASAASTSGARLKTHREGPVLVLTISNPAARNALDPSVYRAAAKALRATSGFRTVRAIVLCGEGEHFSGGGDLRRVARQRRLPAAEQHGHLEALHEWIMAIQEAPQPVIAAVEGAAVAGGFSLCLACDLIVAAEDAKFAMSYVNVGLTPDGGGSDSLVRSLPSQAALEMLLDGTPCSAKRLHDWGVVNKVVPHGTACATALEWAQQLSRGPFEVQARIKQLVHSARGRSRREQLDAERESSVASLYGDESAERIKEFLSPRKKQKPPAESTVQ, from the coding sequence ATGACGACCGCCGTCCCGACCATCACCAGCGCGAGCGCGGCGTCCACGTCCGGCGCGCGGCTCAAGACCCACCGCGAGGGTCCGGTGCTGGTGCTGACCATCAGCAACCCGGCCGCGCGCAATGCGCTCGACCCCTCGGTCTACCGCGCGGCGGCCAAGGCGCTGCGGGCCACCTCCGGCTTTCGCACGGTGCGCGCCATCGTGCTGTGCGGGGAGGGCGAGCACTTCAGCGGCGGCGGCGACCTGCGGCGGGTGGCGCGGCAACGAAGGCTGCCGGCGGCCGAGCAGCACGGCCACCTGGAGGCGCTGCACGAATGGATCATGGCGATCCAGGAGGCGCCCCAGCCCGTGATCGCGGCGGTCGAGGGCGCGGCGGTGGCGGGAGGTTTTTCGCTCTGCCTGGCCTGCGACCTGATCGTGGCGGCGGAAGACGCCAAGTTCGCTATGTCTTACGTCAATGTCGGCCTCACGCCAGACGGCGGCGGCTCCGATTCGCTGGTGCGTTCCCTGCCGTCGCAGGCCGCCCTGGAGATGCTGCTCGACGGCACGCCCTGCAGCGCGAAGCGGTTGCACGACTGGGGCGTGGTCAACAAGGTGGTGCCGCACGGCACGGCCTGCGCCACGGCGCTCGAATGGGCGCAGCAGTTGTCGCGCGGGCCGTTCGAGGTGCAGGCGCGCATCAAGCAGCTCGTGCATTCGGCGCGGGGCCGCAGCCGGCGCGAGCAGCTCGACGCCGAGCGCGAGTCTTCCGTTGCTAGCCTCTACGGCGACGAGAGCGCGGAGCGCATCAAGGAATTTCTCTCGCCGCGCAAGAAGCAGAAGCCGCCGGCCGAAAGCACCGTGCAATAG